TtgagaacgtcgcctcccactgaaagaatattccgcctttatgagacacacagatgtcaaacctgtggtttgaactctggtgggctgggggtacaaccaccctcctaaccacccaacctcaggttggttctcgacACCACATATTTATAAATACACGAACAGTTGATTTGTGTGAGATATTCATGCTATAACTGAAGTAGTGAGTTATTAAGTAATCTGTCCATGACATTTGTTAGTGCACTTAATCTTGTATGGGAATGCCCTCATGGACCCAAAAAAAAACACCCTACATTTATATACACCACATATTTATAAATATGTGAAACCTTGATTTGTTTGCGATATTCATCCTAGAACCGAAGTAGTCAGTTACTAAGCAAATAATTTGTGCATGATATCTGCTAGTGAGGTTAATTGTATATAAGGGGTTGCCGTGTGTGATGTTTTTGCGGGGATGCTAAGCGTGGGATATAATTAAGCAAATATATGTCATGTCGAGGGCAAAACTCCTAATATTTTGCTATTAAATAGTAAGGACTAGTAAGCCACAATAACATTGAATTGGAGTTTATTTCAGTTCCAAATCCTTCCTCGTTCCAAAGATTGAGCCGCACCGTGTCGGCAATCGAATATCTGGGTATACAGAAAGTCCTATTCACCATTTTGCTGCTGGTGGACCTAGCTAGTAATAATAATGTTAGAAAAAGAAAAAGCTGAAGGTTATATAGTAGGGATTCTATTCCCCAGGGTCAATGGAAAAAATGGTGGTGGTCACATCAGCAAGATGCAAGGCAGGGGAGCCGGATCTTCTTGTGGATCACAGTATTTTACTACCATCTGGCCGAGGCAGACCACACGTACGCATGATTTAGCTTTACGACTTTTCTTTTTGTGTTTGATTCCTCCCTCTCTTTATCAATTTTATACAGATCCAGGGGGATCTTATGGAAGAAGAACCTTCGGAATATGTAAATTTCAGGCCAAGATTCAGATGGCGACTTGTCTAGAAAAACATAAACGCTGTCATGTCGAATCATTTGAGGGCTGGACTTTTATCGAGTGGCAATAAGAAAAACAAGGTGTTGATAGAAGATCATCATGGCGCTAGAGGTGCGTTGTCCAATCAGTCTGCTGTGCGATGATTTATGTGGATGAAAAAAGAAATGGAAAATCTTGAAGGGAAAAAACAGGATTGGTGAAGCTGGGAGCGTGGTGGGCCAGGAGCGTTGTTTGGCGTGCGTGCGTAGGGTGGGCCTCCGGAAGCAGACAGAGCGAGGGCAAAGGGCCAAGGAGATTCCAGTAGGCCTGGGCCCACGGCCAGCAGCTGCCAAAGGGCCTGGTGGGCCTCCCGGCCCTCCCCGACCCCCTTGTTTCGCCAACACGTATGAATAGTACTAGTACTCGAGTACTAGCGGGTTGTTGCTTTCTCTGTCAGCAGAAAAGAAAAATTGGTTGCTGGTTCTTGCTTGGTCTGAGCTCAGCTGAGGTTCACTCGCTTGGATGGATGCTCATGAGATGTTGCATTCTTCGTGCTCATCCGGCTTAACTGCTACTGCTGCTTCACCGTCGATCGGCTCGTCGCTGTCGGCAAAAAGTGAAGAAGAAATGGAGTTGAGCTCCATACTGTACTATCAACTGCGGCCAGCCACACATCGATCACCGGAAGTAAGTAAAAATCTCAAGGTTTGCTGCACAATAATGCAGGTCGAGATGGAAGCGGTTCGAAGCAAAGCGCCGGCCGACCAGATCCGTGTCGATCTCTAGGCATCTAGCTAATGTTCAGTCCTCGCATATGTGGGTGCCGGACATCTCTGTTATTCAGTCCATCATATCTATACACAGCACATACCGAAGCTGATCAATAATTCAGCGTGTGGTTTTCTTAATTGGAGATTCATCATGTGATACATGCTAACATGCACGCCGCTATTAACACTGCAATCCGCTAATCTGAAAAGATGGATCACCCAATTTGCTGTCAGATTTAGCAGCGTGTGTTGTGTGTACTAGCATtattgaaagaaaaaaaaaattgaactAGGAAACGCAAGGCTTTTAACATcccaattcacatgttcagaccgATATCCAATGTATGGGCTGGGTTTCCTCATGTCACTTTCCTGAAGCCTGCTCGGCGACTGCAGGTCCTTTGCTAATTTGGCCCACGGGGACTTGCCAGCTTCATGTACAGGAATTTCATCTGTTTGTGCTTTCACTTTCTTCAAAACCATCATCATTAGACTACTTTAAACAAGATAGCATCAGATACTATCTATCTATTCACCCATGCACCTACAGCCTACTACTGTTCAACAGCATTGCCAAATGCTGAAGCAACAAATGTGCTTGCTTTCTTTTTTAGATTACAAGAGATACAAAGGAAATCAGTTACAACATCATGTTTATTTTGGGGATTCTGCCTTTGCCTCACATatcagttagagcatctccaacaaatAATGAAAAATAAATTTGATGCTCAAAAAACTGATTTTTAGGGTTATGAAAGGCCAAAAACAGGGCCTCATAGATGATGTAAAAAATAGGGCACCCTCAATTTTTGCCTCTTGTGCTGCAAATTTGCAGCACCAAATGCATGGCCTAAAACAAATTGACCGTGTGGCACCAAGGCCAACTGACAACCTGGAAGCACTTATTTTTGTGTCAACTAGCCCATCAGTACATTTGCTGCAGTCCTGATGGACAGTATATGGGAGCCTCAGTCCTTGCTTGCCTAGGAATTTCTGAACCTGCAATTCTTGAATCAATTGCATGTGCGTTGGCAAATTATCTTCAGGTTTCTAAATGTGTGATCGCTTCAGATTGCCTCGAAGTGATTACAGCTTTGAAGAAGAATTACCGCCCCAGTTTTAGTACTGTTTTGAATGAAATAAGATCTCATAGTAGTGAATTTATGGTGGTTAGTTTTATTCATGAAAATAGAGTGTCTAATGGGCATTCCCATGATCTAGCTCGTAGCTCTTTGGATCTGTATCAGGGTCATCGTTCGTGGCTGCTGAACCCACCTGATACACACATTGTACCAATACTTATTGAGTAATAAAGAGAGCTACCTTTCCTGAAAAATTTATTTTGGGGAAAAAATAATGAAAGGTATTTAACATCATGATTCACATTTTTCTGTCTGACATGCAATTTATGGGCTGGCCTCTGGGCTGCTCAAGTCACTTTCCTGAAGCCTACACCAGGCCCTTCACTAATTTCTAATTTGGCCCACAGAGACTTGTCAGCTTCATGTACAGAAGTGTCAACTGTTTTAAGTGCCCCATCTTGCTTTGCAATCATCGTAAGACTACAAACATGGTACCATCAGATGCTATCTATTCACAGATGCATCTACAGATTATAACTGTATAAAAAATCATTGCCAAATGCTGGAGCAACAAATATACTTACACATGTTTTCCTTTCGTCTGAAGACTACAGGATACGCAGAAAATTCAGTTACATCACAATGTTAACTCAGGCATTCTGCCTTTGCCTCACATATGAAGGACGAATAAGCCTCAGTTAGATAGAACTACGACCACAGTTAGCATATCTGTATAAATAATGTATGTACACATGACCGGAGGAGACTGAAACGCACAAACCAGGATGAAGAATGTTTTGATACGTATATCTGTATACATCTACCATGTGCAGATACTAATCAAAATATTGTGCACGGTGAGGTTGCGAGTCACAACCATGTATATATATCTCGAGATTTTGAATGATCCGTATAGATAATCGATCTCAATTAGTAGTCATTTGCACGCCGCTAGCAGCACGGATTCTTCTGCTTGGCTGCAGAGCAGGCAATGGCTTGCTGTGATCGTCCATTCTAGCCTCCATAAGCTTCTCCTGAAGGCTTTGCTTTTGCTTGTCTGAGCCTCCTCCTCGCGCCAATCCTTTCGCTTCACGGATCCTCCCCGGTTTCACGGAGTAGGATGAACTGCACTGCTCCCCAACCGGCAATGTCGGGGTGATCACGGTGGACCTCTGTTCCGAAGACGGCGTCtgtgtcgtcgtcgtcgtcgtccctaCGGATGCAGATCCTGCTGTTTTCAGCTTCCTGCTTTCGCTGATCGCTGACCTCCAGAGCCGCCTTATCAATGCCGTATTCTTGCCCGTAGCGCCAATCCTGCTCACGCCTGGAGGATCGGTGACGGTGAGCCCACTGCCGCCTCGGCTTCCACTGCCATTAGACAGAGCTGGCGCATTCTTGCCTGCTCGCGCCACCGAACGGTCGGTGCTGGTTCCAGCCGAAGAAGAAGAATCGCGTCGTCGGTCACGGCCGGGAGTGCCCCAGCTGAGTGAGCCGTCGCCGTCGAGTTTTTCCAAGAATATGTCGGTGGCCGGGCTGACAGAGTGAACGTTAGACGCAGCGGGGCTCGCCGGGCTGCCGCCATTGGCGGCGCCGTTGTTCTCTTCTTTCCGGCAAAAGTGCTGGAACACTCGATCCACGTCCTCCGGGGCATGAGAATTCTGATGGTTCAGCTCCTTGACGCCGCGGAGCCGGACGGAGCTCGCCGCCTCGCTGATCATCCGCGCCTCCCGCAGCGCGGCGGAGCCGCTGCTGGCGTCGGCGCTCTTGCCGTCTCTCCGCAGGAACGACTCCATCTCGGCCTGCAGCCTGTTGAGCTGGGAGTACTTCTGCTCGAGCGCCACCTTGGCGTCGGAGAGCTTCATCTGGACGCGCTCCTCGCGCCACACCTCCGCCATCTGCAGCATCCGCcgctcctcctccatctcctcccGCATGCCCAGGCACTCGCGCCGGAGCAGCTCCACCTCCGCCtggtcctcctccacctccttggTCAGCTCCTCGCACGCGTCCTCCATCATCTCCCGCGCCTTCCGCTCCATCTCGTAGCTCTGCGACGCCTGCTTCGCCGACGCCTTCGCCTCCGCCACCTCCTTCATCAGCTTCCCGTTCGCCGCCTCCAGCTGCCGCCGGTGGTTCCTCTCCGCCTTGGCGTCCTCCTTCAGCGCCGCGATCGCGTCCCGCGCCCTGCTCTTCCACGACGACTTCTCCTTCGCCAGCTTCTTCAGGAACCGTTCCACCTTCTTCCTCATCACGCGCTTCTCGTCCTCCAGATCCTCGATCTGTGCACGAGCCTTCTCAAGCTCGGCCTCCAGCGCCACCACCGCCGTCGACGTCGCGTGGGCGTGAACCGGCGTTGCACGGGCGTGATGGTGGACATGTGAACCCAAGGTGTTGTGCAGACATACGTGCTGGTCCCATTTCGTTGCCTTCTCCATGGAGCAACCATATGGCATTTCCACCGCGCAGGCATCGATCTAATCAATGAACGCTCATGTTAGATGACGATCAGTTCATGGGTTTATATGCCACACAAGAAACACACAGTTATACACTACTTACTACCTTGTCTAAGATGCTGTGATATCTGCATTGGATACCGACACCGAAACCGCACCGAGTTTTACTAATGTTGCCGAGCTTCGCTTTCCGTCGATGCCGAGGGCTATGCTGACAATGAAGAAGATAGAAGCAATTGTTAGTAACATACATATCCAATCAGAGTCATATATAGCGGTTATATCTCCTTAACTGATCTCTGATGGAAAATTTCAATCAAGAGTTAGGCACTAGTGACTATTGTGGATCAAGAGTTGAACACTAGTGCGGATTTTGGGAAACAGATGTGGATCAAAAGTTGAACATTAGTGCGGGTTTTGGAAAACAAATGTGGAAAATTATCGGGTTCACCCGGTCTTTGGATTCCCTTGGTAATCAATGTATTGATAATCAATACCCCACGTTAAATTTATAACACTTGTATCATGGCAGTGTCTCACTGAAGACATGTGGTTTTCTGACTTCTGAGTGGTTGTACACTATATTTTGGGGCAGTAATTAATGGAGGAGTAAAAATCCAGGTGAAAATGGTGATCATTAACAAACAATCATGCTAATTAACTGAAACAGTTTTGAACCTAatcaaacaaaagagaatgtaaaAAAGAAGAGGAAGCGGATTTTGGCCCTGAATTGGCAGACAAATGCCTACCTTATGAACAGAGAAAAATTAACAGAGAATACATAATCAAACCGTATGGCGCCATTTGTAAGAAAGGATCAGAGGTCAAAAGTGTATAAAACCAGCTTTGACCATTCTGGGGATCAGAGGTCAAAAGTGCCACCCGATTTTGACCATTGTGCAAGGAAGGATCAAGAACACTCAACCATGACATGACCCAAATATAAAAGATAATTACAGCCTAGTACTACGGTCAAACCAAGAGTCCTTATATTTCTTCCTATGCCCGAGATCAAGAACGGAAAGAATCAATCTTGAATGAAGAAGAACAATCCCCAAAATGGTCAGACGATCGGAGGATCGCAGCAACGCAACGCAAGGCGACGATCCGATCAGAGGGAGGGAGGCAGGGACTGCGCTTACCGGAGCATGGTGTCGCCGCCGAGCGTCTGTGCTGGCCGCCTGCCGCTCGGCGTGGCGCAGCCTCCAGAGGCCGGCGGCGAGCGCCCTTGCGGTGGCCGTGGGTGTGGCGGCGACGATCCCGGCGGCTGCATTGCCGCGACACCTCCTCCGTGGAGCGTCCGCGCACGGGCTCCGACGACGATGTGTGGCGCAGGAGGGGGTCATGGGATCATGGAGGTGGGGAGATTGGAAGGTGGCAGGGAGTTATTGGTCGCCGTTTTTGGGTGGCGATTTCTTTCCGCATCTGCATGCACATGCCATGTGTGACGAGACGGAGGCCATCACAGGAACGAAGAGAGAGACAGACAATACagtgcttttctttttctttccttctAATTTCCTTTAATTAGGTAGATCTAGGAGAGATACCATGGTGATGAGTGCATGTGCTTTGCCATTTCAAATACCCAATTTTCAACCTTGCTGTCCATCAAATCTTTTAACCGCTCACGGTTAATCTCACTGTATATGGTTCTTGATTTCAGACATTTTTTCCATCCTAAATTCTCGAGTTTATTTGCTGAATGAACAAAACCACCACAAAGGAATATCAAACCTCAATGTTACCACCTGATCGGATCTGATTCTGATCTGACTGTCTGACCCTGACCTGATAGAAAACAGTCTGAATTTCCAATGGCTACTTATGAGATGGCCCGCGCCGGCAGTGGTCTGGCCAGACGCTGTGCGACGGTCGAGTAGACCTGCCGACGTGTGCACGGTTCTTGAGTTCGGCAGACTCCATTGTCCAGTTGGGAGCACGCTGAAGCCAGACGTGGACGTGAGAGAATAACAATATTATCAGAGTGATTGGCATCGGCTTCAACGGCCGTACGTCGTGCGTGCTGCCAAACTGCCATCATCCCTCTTTTCATTTTTTCGCAGCCCAAGAACATTAGAATTGTGTAGCTTGGTCCTGGCCTACATACGACGAGGGTGTCATCGCCTCTTTGTACGGGGAATCTATCACTCTCTTTTCTCGACAATATAGCGCAAGATCGAGATGCCACCAGCACATGTCTTAAGCTAGCTACATGCCTGCCATGGATATATGGTTGGTTTGGTGCTGCTGATGGAAGTGACCGTGCATGATAGGGGAGGGGAATATTTCTCGCAGGATGGTGAAGTACAATAGGAAGGAATGCTATCAAGCAGTTGATGTGCCAGTGTTGCTGATGTGGGCTACAAGGAGAGTTGGATCATGCCCAACCCTGATTATTAAACTATAGTTAACACCTATCTAGATCTCGCCATCCCAAGCTCCCACTCATCGTAAAGTGTAGTAGCCTCCACTATAAGATCATCGATTGTTTGTTTGATTtggtccccctatgttcatggccCCGAACTCTGTTCCACAAGCTATACATGCTGCTGTTGGATCGCAGGCTTGCTGTGCACTTGACCTGATCGTATAACTATACCTTTACTGAGATGCGTGCATGGTGTAATCTCAGGGTAACCAATCTGTCCAACGCTATTCAGAAACAGGTCTGTTTCTGGAACCTGGTGATCTGCACTGCGCTATTATTCAGACTTGGTGCCGACACAACACAACAACATGATTCTCATCTGCCAATCAGGCGAGCAAGGCCTGACCACATTTAGGGGAGATCATTCTCGAGAATGATTCAGATTTGTTGACGCGTCAAACATCAACAAACAATGTGGAGGCTATCAGGCTAAGCAATGGCAGAAAACCAATCGTAACGTGACACCCACAAAACTTTAGTCGAATTGTCATGCAGAATTCTGAAAGCCCCCTCTTCTTTCTCGCTACTCGCTATACAAAGGCATAATAAATTAGAGTGTTAGATCACTAGTATCATTTTATAGCTTACAGCAAATTCAGCTAATTACTACCGGTTACAATGGTTCGGTGTGATGGCCAAGCACAAGCAAAACTCCGCGGTTCACAGTTCCAATCAGCTCTCCTCAACCTGAATATTTGAAAAAATTGGAGTGGACTAGACTTGTAGTAAAAGAGCAGCCAGAAGGGTGCACAAACAAATGACTAGGCTAAGCTCCAGCCTGTTCTGGCTCACAcctggaaaaagaagaagaataaTCACTTCCACATCTTCCGAATACCAATGCACCAGAATGGGGAGAGAAAAATGAGCGTGTCGTCAGATTACCATTTTGTGCCGATGTTGCTGAAGGCCTCTCTGGGATACTAGGACCAGGACCAGGACCAGGAGCAGGAGCTGTAGACAAGGTGATCAAAAGGTAAGGAGCCTAACCTAAATAAAAGCAACAAAACATGCAGGAAGCTTGTGACACGCTGCAACTGTAAAGGCATATTTAACTACTCCAGTTTCACAACTACTTGGCTCCACTGTTAGCAGCACAACTTTATAAACCAGGTTTTTTTTGTAGAAAGTACAAGTAATTTAGTAATTAAAAAAGCCTATCGATAATTTATTTCAGCAGAAGGGAGATCGGATAGTACAGTAGAGCTAGACAAAAGGTTTCAATTTGTAAATTCATAACTGCGTAGCACATTCTCAGTTTCTCACTAATAATTTTAACTTGTGAACATGTGGATATACTCTGGCTAATAGGAAGGCATAATCAGAACCACAGGTAGATAACATACATCTACTGCATGATGAAGCTGACGGTTTCAAAGAAGATGTCCATGGGGCCGCGATGTTGTCATTCAGATCACATGTGAAACTAATCCCAGAAGAAGGGTCAAATGATGCATCTGAAGGCATACTTGGAAGGAGGCATCCAGATTCTGTATTCAACCACAAAGCACAAATCAGCCACAATGAATAAACTTTAGTTTGTCATGCAGTTTTGCAAGTTAATGGTGCGAAATTTGTTGTAACTAGTACTACTCTTACCCAAAAATGATACCTTATTGACACTCCCTCCTTCCCTACTTATATGGTGCCCTAGTACTTGGAGGTTTAACTTTAACCATCAATAAGACCAATAATATATTAGCTATGCGCCATAAATGTTATACCATTGGAAACTTCTTCTGAATATACttgcaatggtataatttttatagCACATAACCCTCATTTCATAGGTCAAACTTGAACTTCAAATTGCGTGGGCACCATATAAATTGGGACGACGGGAGTAATTAATTTGCTCATCTAGGTGGAGAGAAACTATAAATGCACATCATATAAGTATTGTTTCACCGCAAAATAAGGTAGTGAAGAGTTCTATTGGTTTTTACTTAGGAATTAAAATGAGCACATTAAGACTTGAAATTCGAGTTACAAATCCATCTTCACATGGTGGCAATTGGAGTCCTCTACACTGGTTGAGACTACTTACTATGAATCTATGGTCCGTATTGACAACTgactcacattgctgattcaataGGAAAATGTCCGCTATTAGTTTATATCTCTATGGATCGCAAACATTGCTACAAGCTGATCGTTGAAATTGCTCCCATTTTTACATCCACCTTTAGTAAAGGTCTCAATGTTTAACCCCTTAAGAAAATTAAGATGATTCGATATTTAGGTTCCTGACTTCCTATTAATATACATACTGTTACTTTTATTCGATACAGTGGTTGACAACACAAGCATTCTGAAACATGCAACATCAGCCAAAATTGAAAGAAATACTGCTTTAGGCAAAGATTAATCATTATTTTTCTAGGAAAACAAAACATGTACACTGGCAAAAAAATCATAAGAATTTGAAATGTTCAATTACCTTGAGATCCAACTATATGCCAAATCATTGGGGAGTTTGTCAAACACACACGTACAAAAGAAATAAAGTGCATTAGTTCAGTTGTTAAGATAACATAAGATGGAAATTAAATAGGATTCTAACACATATATCTAACTGAATGATACTGTTTAACTTACCTTGAAGTGAAAAATCTTTCAAAGTTATTTGGCACGTGCTATAAACATCTATGCTGACATTCATCTTTTGCAATTTATTCCCAAGGGATGAGGCACAATCCAAAGCTTGCAAATTTGTGATGAAACTTTGCTTTTGCAAGTGAGATACATAACTGTCCATCTCCTCGCAACATACAGTAAAGTTCTTCACTGTACCACCACACTCCTTTGCTACCTTACTTGTGTCTGGGAAGCTTAGTGGGCAAACTTGAAGGTTGAAACGAACAAAAAAAAAGTCAGATATTTAATgaaaataataaataaataaataaatagtaaacaaaaatataaatatatcCAGGTATTTCACATGTTTCCCAAAGCAGATTACAAAAAACTTTTTTATAAATTTGTGACAATTCTGATGTACACCTTAGTGGGTAATGGCCCGCATATTGCAAGAACCTGTGCATATTAATAACGTGAACACTGAAGTGAAAATAACTCAGTGTCCTAATTCCAGTGATTTGTTCGGTCAAATGGAAAATTCAAATGACCCTTGTAAGAAAATTTATTTGCCTTGCTATAAAGTAAggtatttgttttgagcaaataaaATATGATGCTTAAAGCTAAATGTCTGTTAGTAGCCTTTTCTTACCTCTATAGCCATGAAAAGATTTGTGATATTCCACACTTAATCACGCAAACTATCTTTGTGCATctacagtattattttttctaggATAGATGTATGTAGtcattctaaaagagtaaaatgtACTGGCTGATGGCATGATAATGCGCATTTATGCAAGTTGTTAACTTGAACGTACCTTCATTGACATTACAGTTTGATATCTGCCTTAGCATCTTGGATGCAGGCGATGGCTCCAGCCTGCTGGATAACCATCTAAGTACAACATTCCTGCAACTGTCAACTTTGGAACCCCCAGTGTTGCTTGTCAACGCAGCGTCCTTGGAAGAGATTTTCTGGGCAGCATCGTTTATAGCGTTCTGGCATGTTTTGCTGCAGCACTCGTTAACAGGATCCACCTTCCGACAGGCTTCGAGGAGCTTTGACGAGTCGATGACGCTCTCAAACGCATCGACGCTGCTGACCGGGCACGACCCCTCGGTGGCATTGGAGAGATGAACCGAGCAAATGCTGTGGAGATCGTCGCTCGCACCCTGGCTCATGAGCAGCTGCTGTACATCAGACAGACAGTAGTTGGCAGCAGTGGGGTCCAACGCGAGGGAGCCTGTCTGCTTGCTCGACTGTCCTATCAGGATGGTGAGAGTGGCCTGGAGCTGCGGACAGCAAATGACATTGGCAAGGAACGGGGCGAACAGGGCAAAGCAATCGACGGCCGTGGTGGTCATCAGGCTATCGATGGCGGTGAAGTTCAGCGCACATTTGCCTACATTGAGGGAAAGAATTTTAAGGCTCACACCTTAACCTGACACTGACAGGCTAGAAACGATCTTGCATTTGCTGAAGCCGTATTAGTTGAATTTGATGTACACAATGCATCGATCTTGCATTGCTTCCCATAAAAATGTAGAGGGGGTTCAGACCTGACAGCTTGGGCGTGGTGTTGTTGTAGAACGGCGCGAGAGGGGCAGGCGCGAGGAAGGGGACGAAGGGCTGGGGAGAGCCTGTCGGTGAGAGCTCTGGCATGAGGCCGCCgctgtcgtcttcttcctctgcgTGGTCGACCCGGTGGAGCACCGGTCCACTATGAGCAAATGCGCGGCCGGAATTCCCCGGCAGCCCATGTAAACCTGCACATTCGAAAATTGGGACCGCAAATCAGGCGCTTCTTTCTCTCCTTGCAACCAGAATTTCCACCAATCCGAGCTCCACCCAGCACAGAGAATGCACAGAAGCTAGGTAGAACTAAGCAGTACGTGGTCCGGCCGCTGGGTACACTGAATTAACTTGCAAGAAAGTGAAGCATCAGAAGCTAGCTAGGCAGCGGATCAGCAAGGGATACTCACAGAGGCTGGAGAGGAGAGTGGCTGCCGCGAGGAGCCGGCCGGCAGGCCCCATCCGGCGGCGGCAGGGGACAGCGGGCCGGGGCGGAGGCGGCTGCTGCAACGGCGAGGTGGGAAAGGACGAAGAGAGGAGACTCAGAGAGAAGCGCTGCTTGAGAAGAAAGGGAAGCGGAGAAAGTGGACAGCTAGGGAAGCGCCGCTAATTGCCAAATGCACACGGCATAAGACTAGACTGGACATTGTTTTCTTCTTTCAACAATATA
This region of Lolium perenne isolate Kyuss_39 chromosome 2, Kyuss_2.0, whole genome shotgun sequence genomic DNA includes:
- the LOC127334140 gene encoding uncharacterized protein isoform X2 produces the protein MQPPGSSPPHPRPPQGRSPPASGGCATPSGRRPAQTLGGDTMLRPRHRRKAKLGNISKTRCGFGVGIQCRYHSILDKIDACAVEMPYGCSMEKATKWDQHVCLHNTLGSHVHHHARATPVHAHATSTAVVALEAELEKARAQIEDLEDEKRVMRKKVERFLKKLAKEKSSWKSRARDAIAALKEDAKAERNHRRQLEAANGKLMKEVAEAKASAKQASQSYEMERKAREMMEDACEELTKEVEEDQAEVELLRRECLGMREEMEEERRMLQMAEVWREERVQMKLSDAKVALEQKYSQLNRLQAEMESFLRRDGKSADASSGSAALREARMISEAASSVRLRGVKELNHQNSHAPEDVDRVFQHFCRKEENNGAANGGSPASPAASNVHSVSPATDIFLEKLDGDGSLSWGTPGRDRRRDSSSSAGTSTDRSVARAGKNAPALSNGSGSRGGSGLTVTDPPGVSRIGATGKNTALIRRLWRSAISESRKLKTAGSASVGTTTTTTQTPSSEQRSTVITPTLPVGEQCSSSYSVKPGRIREAKGLARGGGSDKQKQSLQEKLMEARMDDHSKPLPALQPSRRIRAASGVQMTTN
- the LOC127334141 gene encoding uncharacterized GPI-anchored protein At1g61900; the protein is MGPAGRLLAAATLLSSLCLHGLPGNSGRAFAHSGPVLHRVDHAEEEDDSGGLMPELSPTGSPQPFVPFLAPAPLAPFYNNTTPKLSGKCALNFTAIDSLMTTTAVDCFALFAPFLANVICCPQLQATLTILIGQSSKQTGSLALDPTAANYCLSDVQQLLMSQGASDDLHSICSVHLSNATEGSCPVSSVDAFESVIDSSKLLEACRKVDPVNECCSKTCQNAINDAAQKISSKDAALTSNTGGSKVDSCRNVVLRWLSSRLEPSPASKMLRQISNCNVNEVCPLSFPDTSKVAKECGGTVKNFTVCCEEMDSYVSHLQKQSFITNLQALDCASSLGNKLQKMNVSIDVYSTCQITLKDFSLQVGSQESGCLLPSMPSDASFDPSSGISFTCDLNDNIAAPWTSSLKPSASSCSRSPAPGPGPGPSIPERPSATSAQNGVSQNRLELSLVICLCTLLAALLLQV
- the LOC127334140 gene encoding uncharacterized protein isoform X1, coding for MTPSCATHRRRSPCADAPRRRCRGNAAAGIVAATPTATARALAAGLWRLRHAERQAASTDARRRHHAPHSPRHRRKAKLGNISKTRCGFGVGIQCRYHSILDKIDACAVEMPYGCSMEKATKWDQHVCLHNTLGSHVHHHARATPVHAHATSTAVVALEAELEKARAQIEDLEDEKRVMRKKVERFLKKLAKEKSSWKSRARDAIAALKEDAKAERNHRRQLEAANGKLMKEVAEAKASAKQASQSYEMERKAREMMEDACEELTKEVEEDQAEVELLRRECLGMREEMEEERRMLQMAEVWREERVQMKLSDAKVALEQKYSQLNRLQAEMESFLRRDGKSADASSGSAALREARMISEAASSVRLRGVKELNHQNSHAPEDVDRVFQHFCRKEENNGAANGGSPASPAASNVHSVSPATDIFLEKLDGDGSLSWGTPGRDRRRDSSSSAGTSTDRSVARAGKNAPALSNGSGSRGGSGLTVTDPPGVSRIGATGKNTALIRRLWRSAISESRKLKTAGSASVGTTTTTTQTPSSEQRSTVITPTLPVGEQCSSSYSVKPGRIREAKGLARGGGSDKQKQSLQEKLMEARMDDHSKPLPALQPSRRIRAASGVQMTTN